From the genome of Roseivivax sp. THAF197b:
CTTCGTGCCGCGTGCCGGGTAACCCTTCGCGACCGCGCCGACCTTGCTCAGCAGGATATCGAGATTGGGTCGCGCGAAGGGCATGGTGGCGATGTCGATGAGATACAATTCGCCATCCGGCTTGACCCAGAAGGTGCCGGGCTCCGCGAAGGTGGCCGTTTCGGCCTCCTTGATCGAGCTTGAGAGATAAAGCCCCCAATTCCGCGCATCCTCTTCGGTCATGCCATACGCGATCTGCGTCTTCTCGAGCCCCCATTCGTCCTTGGCCTTCTGCGCGCGATCCTCGGGATCCATGGAGACGGCGACGACCTTCACGCCCGCTGCCTCGAACGCCTCGATCTTGGGCTCCAGCTGATCGGCGAGGAAATCCTTGCAGACCGGGCAATGAAAGCCGCGATAGACCAGGATCATCGTGACCGTTTCGGGCGTCTGGTCGGCCAGGGTGAAGGTGCCGCCGCCCACAAGCGGAAGGGACAGGGCCGGGGCCTGCGTGCCGGGCATGATCTTGGAGGACATGTGAGAAAACTCCTGTTTTTCAGTTGGATATCGGTCGGTTGAGAGCGAAACGGCCCTGATCGCCGATGGGTTCCCGAATGCGGTGAGCGGGATGGGCGGCACGGATGGCCTTGGCGGTGGGACTGCAGGCGCTCATCGGGCAGGGCGGTCGCCTCTGCCTGAAGTAGGTCGTCCTCTTCACCATGATCCGGACCATCGCGGCCTTCCGAATTTGCGCTTGCCTGTTATTTATAAGTCGATAAATTAAGTGATACGGGAAGGGTCTGCAGAGCACAAGGGCGCCAGTTCGGACCGGGACGGGGGGATCATGAAAGCTGCGGATTTCGCGTATGAAAAACCGGATAGCCTGGACGCCGCATTGGCGCTTCTGGCCGATCCGGACCGGGATGCGAGCCCCATTGCCGGTGGGCAAAGCCTTGTTCCCATGATGAATTTCCGGATGGCCATGCCGGAGCTTCTGGTCGATCTCAACGGGCTTGATGAATTACGGGGCATTTCGGCGGACGCCGGTGGCGGCCTCAGGATCGGCGCGATGACGCGTTACAGCGCGCTCGAGGCGTCCGACCTCGTGACGGAGCGCGCGCCGATCATCGCGATGGCACTGCCGCATATCGCGCATGCCGCAATCCGCAATCGGGGCACCATCGGGGGCAGCGTCTCGCTGGCCGATCCGGCGGCGGAAATGCCCGCGCTGATGTTGGTTCTCGATGCCGAGATCGAGGTGCAATCGGCCAAGGCCCAGCGCCGCATCAAGGCGGACGAGTTCTTCACCGGCCTCTACGAGACCGCGCTTGACGAGGGCGAGTTGGTGACCGCGATCCACGTACCGGCCGCACCTTCGGGCCGACGCTTTGCCTTTTATGAACTCGCGCGACGCCACGGCGATTACGCAATGGCAGGCGTCGCAATTGCCGGGACGGGCGACGCGCTGGAAGACCCGCGCATCGCCTTCTTCTCGGTCTCGGACCGGGCGCTGCGTGCGCGCGGCGCGGAGGCCGCCTTGGCCGCAGGCGATGTGGAGGGCGCCATCGCGGCGCTCGATGAGATCGACTTCGCGGGCGATCTCAATGCCGATGCCAAGACCAAGCGCCATCTCGCGGGCGTGGTTCTGAAGCGCGCCCTGGGGAGGCTCTGACATGTCCGACACACGAACGATCCGTTTGACCGTGAACGGCGAGACCGGGAGCTACACCGTCCCCGTCCGGCAAAATCTTGTCGACTTCATCCGCAACGATCTGGGCCTGACGGGCAGTCATGTGGGCTGCGAACATGGCGTCTGCGGGGCATGCTCCATCGAGGTGGATGGTGATATCGTGCGAGGCTGCCTGATGTTCGCGGTGCAGGCCGATGGGGCCGAGATCACCACGATCGAAGGCCTGGCGGAAAGCGACCGGGGCGCGGCCCTGCGTTCCGCCTTCTCGGCGCGCAACGCGCTGCAATGCGGCTATTGCACACCGGGCATGCTGGCCACGGCGCTCGATTACGTCGAAGCGGGCGGGGCCGCCGACCGGGCGGCGATCCGCGCGCATCTGTCGGGCAATTACTGCCGCTGCACAGGGTATCAATCCATCGTGGATGCGGTTTGCGACGTGATCGAGGGGAGGGTCGAGGCATGAGCGGCCCGCTGACCATGTTCGACACGCCGCGCGCCTATATCGGACAGCCCGTGCCGCGCGCGGATACCAAGCGGCTCCTGCAGGGGCGGGGCAAGTTCATCGACGACATTCAGCTGCCCCGGATGCTGCATGCGGCCTTCGTCCGCTCGCCCGTGGCGCATGGCACGATCACCGGGATCGACGTCGAGGAGGCGCGCGCGCTGCCCGGCGTCATCGCGGTCTATACCGGTGCGGATATCGCGCCGCACGTGGAACCGTACGTGGGCGTGCTGAGCCACCTTGCGGGACTGCGCTCGGCCCCGCAGATGCCGCTTGCGGTGGATGTGACCCGCTGGATCGGCGAGCCCTTGGTGATGATCATCGCGCAAAGCCGCGCCGTGGCCGAAGATGCCGCAGCGCTCGTGATGGTCGATATCGATCCGCTGGACGCCGTGACGGATATGGAAACCGCCCTCGATCCCGCGACGCCGGTGATCCATGCGGAGATGGACTCGAACCTCGCCTGGGAGCGCACCGTCGATGTGGGTGATGTGGATGCGGCCTTCGCGCGGGACGATGTGACCGTGGTCGAGCGTCGCTTCCGCTTCGGGCGCCATACGGGCGTCACGCTTGAGACGCGCGGCGCCGTGGCGGCGTTCGATCCCTCCGAGGACGAGCTGACTTTCTGGTATTCGGGCCAGGCGCCGCACATGATGCAGTTCATCTTCGCCAAGCATCTGGGCCTGCCCGAGGAGAACGTGCGCGTCGTGAGCCAGGATGTGGGCGGCTCCTTCGGGATCAAGATCCACACCTATGGCGACGAGATCGCGACGGCGCTGGCGGCGAAGCTGCTGGGCCGGCCGGTGAAGTTCGTGGCCGACCGGATGGAAAGCTTCCTGTCGGATATCCATGCACGCGATCACGTGGTCGACGGGCGGATCGCCGTCGATGCCGACGGCAGGATCGCCGCTTTGGCCTTCGATGACATCACCGGGATCGGGCCCTTCTCGATGTATCCGCGCACCTCGGCCATCGAGGCGAACCAGGTGCTGAACCTCACGGGCGCGCCTTACGTGATGGAGAATTACCGCGCAAACGCCAAGGTCGTGTTTCAGAACAAGAACCTGATGTGCCAGTACCGGGCGGTGGGGCATCCCATCGCC
Proteins encoded in this window:
- a CDS encoding (2Fe-2S)-binding protein → MSDTRTIRLTVNGETGSYTVPVRQNLVDFIRNDLGLTGSHVGCEHGVCGACSIEVDGDIVRGCLMFAVQADGAEITTIEGLAESDRGAALRSAFSARNALQCGYCTPGMLATALDYVEAGGAADRAAIRAHLSGNYCRCTGYQSIVDAVCDVIEGRVEA
- a CDS encoding peroxiredoxin-like family protein, translated to MSSKIMPGTQAPALSLPLVGGGTFTLADQTPETVTMILVYRGFHCPVCKDFLADQLEPKIEAFEAAGVKVVAVSMDPEDRAQKAKDEWGLEKTQIAYGMTEEDARNWGLYLSSSIKEAETATFAEPGTFWVKPDGELYLIDIATMPFARPNLDILLSKVGAVAKGYPARGTKA
- a CDS encoding xanthine dehydrogenase family protein subunit M; its protein translation is MKAADFAYEKPDSLDAALALLADPDRDASPIAGGQSLVPMMNFRMAMPELLVDLNGLDELRGISADAGGGLRIGAMTRYSALEASDLVTERAPIIAMALPHIAHAAIRNRGTIGGSVSLADPAAEMPALMLVLDAEIEVQSAKAQRRIKADEFFTGLYETALDEGELVTAIHVPAAPSGRRFAFYELARRHGDYAMAGVAIAGTGDALEDPRIAFFSVSDRALRARGAEAALAAGDVEGAIAALDEIDFAGDLNADAKTKRHLAGVVLKRALGRL